The proteins below are encoded in one region of [Limnothrix rosea] IAM M-220:
- a CDS encoding MotA/TolQ/ExbB proton channel family protein → MQRLGELVATAGIVAVPLLVFSVVAIALVIERMIFWYRVNKRQTKVAKDVLRDYRHDPGLAKQRLKRYLHLPLARIFLAAIALDDAEPDELELAISGAIQAEIPVIKRFSNIFDTIIALAPLLGLLGTVLGLIQSFGSIDLGSIGGAESAGVTSGISEALTSTAFGLVVAVFTLFFANICRGFYVRQIALFQEYTAELELVHRRYHRRTLRDVEPDQVGADYATLHH, encoded by the coding sequence ATGCAAAGGCTTGGTGAACTTGTGGCAACGGCGGGAATAGTGGCTGTGCCGCTATTGGTTTTTTCGGTAGTGGCGATCGCCCTGGTGATCGAGCGCATGATTTTTTGGTATCGCGTTAATAAACGGCAAACGAAGGTCGCGAAGGATGTTTTAAGGGATTATCGCCATGATCCGGGGTTAGCAAAACAGCGACTCAAGCGTTATCTTCATCTGCCCTTAGCGCGCATTTTTTTGGCGGCGATCGCCCTAGATGATGCGGAACCCGATGAGTTGGAATTAGCCATTAGTGGTGCAATTCAAGCAGAAATCCCCGTCATTAAAAGATTTAGTAATATTTTCGATACGATTATTGCCCTAGCGCCGCTATTGGGTCTATTGGGAACCGTCTTGGGTTTGATTCAATCCTTTGGCTCCATTGATCTCGGCAGCATTGGCGGTGCTGAAAGTGCAGGGGTGACATCGGGTATCAGTGAGGCGTTAACTTCGACGGCCTTTGGGTTGGTTGTGGCTGTATTTACTTTATTTTTTGCGAATATTTGTCGGGGGTTTTATGTGCGGCAGATTGCTCTCTTTCAGGAATACACAGCGGAGTTGGAGCTAGTCCATCGCCGTTATCATCGCCGCACATTAAGGGATGTCGAGCCAGATCAAGTGGGGGCAGACTATGCGACGTTACACCATTAA